The genomic region GGGTGATTCATGGTCTGTCGTGACCGCTCACTGATTGGGCCGCCCCTCTTCGACGACCCCAGGTCGTCGAGATCGAACACGACTTCATGCGCCGCGTGCGCGAATGGATGGCTGGTGGACGCGTGCCGCCGGGGACATCGAAATCTCGGACCCGCCCTTGTCCGGAGAGGCCACGGTGAGGGGTATCAGGGTATTGCCTCGCCGCCGATCGTCGCTCCTGAGGCGATTGTGCGACTACCTTTCCTCCCACCTCGACTCTAAAAAGGAGATCGACCGCCAAATACCCTCTTGACCCACCGACCGTTCTCATGGATGGATCACCTCGTCGGCGCGCAGCAGCAGCGACTGCGGGATGGTCAGCCCGAGCGCTTTCGCGGTCTTCAGGTTGATGACCAGCTCGAACTTGGTGGGCTGCTCGACGGGCAGGTCGGCGGGCTTGGCGCCCTTGAGGATCTTGTCCACGTAGGTGGCGGCGCGCCGGTACATGAGGGGAACGCTCGCTCCATAGGCCATGAGGCCGCCCGCCTCCGCCTCCTCCCTGAACCCGTACACTGCCGGGAGCCGGCTCTTTGCGGCGAGGGCTGCGATCTGGGTTCGCTGGGTAAGGAACAGCGGGTCCCGCAGGACGAGGACGCCGCCCGCGCGCTGGCTGCGCATCGCCGCAAAGGCCGCATCGATCTCGGGGGGAGTGCGCACCTGCACGATGTGAAGCTGCACCCCGAGGCCCCGTGCCGCGCCCTCCGCCTGTCGCAACGTGTGGGGGTGGCTGTCATTGCTCGGGTTCTGGAGAACGGCCACCCGGGAGATGTTGGGAACGACCTCTTTGAGCAGCTCCAACTGCTTCCCGATCAGGTCCGGGGAAATGCTTGCCAGCCCGGTGATGTTGCCGCCGGGCCGCGCCAGGCTTGCGACGAGTCCCACGGCAACAGGGTCGGCAGCGACGGCGAAGACGATAGGGATCGTGCCGGTCGCCTGCTTGGCGGCCTCAGGAGCGGGCGGCCCCGCGGTCACGAGGACGTCCACCTTCAGGCGAACGAGCTCGGCGGCCAGCGCAGGCAGCCGCTCAGGCCTGCCCTCCGCGAACCGGTACTCGATCGCGATGTTCTGGCCTTCCACATAGCCCAGCTCTCGCAGTCCTTGCCGGAAGGATTCGATGAAATACGGGTTATCGGTGGGCGGGCGGGCCGAGAGGAAACCGATCCGGGGAACCTTCGCCGGCGCCTGAGCCTCCGCCGCGAGCGGCACGGCGAGGAGGAAGACGGCGAGGAGGGCGACCAGGGACACCCTCACCTCGGCCCTCTCCCTCGGTGAGGGAGAGGGGGTCTCGAAAACCCCTCGCCCCTCTGGGGAGAGGGCAGGGTGAGGGGTCGTCACTGGATCACCTCGTCGGCGCGCGCCAGCAGCGACGGCGGAATCGTGAGCCCGAGCGCCTTCGCGGTCTTGAGATTGATGACCAGCTCGAACTTGGTGGGCTGCTCGACGGGCAGGTCGGCGGGTTTGGCGCCCTTCAAAATCTTGTCCACGTAGGTGGCGG from Candidatus Methylomirabilota bacterium harbors:
- a CDS encoding ABC transporter substrate-binding protein is translated as MRVSLVALLAVFLLAVPLAAEAQAPAKVPRIGFLSARPPTDNPYFIESFRQGLRELGYVEGQNIAIEYRFAEGRPERLPALAAELVRLKVDVLVTAGPPAPEAAKQATGTIPIVFAVAADPVAVGLVASLARPGGNITGLASISPDLIGKQLELLKEVVPNISRVAVLQNPSNDSHPHTLRQAEGAARGLGVQLHIVQVRTPPEIDAAFAAMRSQRAGGVLVLRDPLFLTQRTQIAALAAKSRLPAVYGFREEAEAGGLMAYGASVPLMYRRAATYVDKILKGAKPADLPVEQPTKFELVINLKTAKALGLTIPQSLLLRADEVIHP